The sequence CATCTAGATACAAATCATCTGTAACCCTAAAAGCCGAATGCAACACAACCAATCCTACTCCAATCGCAAGCGAAACAACAACATTCAACCACACATGAGTCAAAATTAGAGCACAAATCGTCACAACACTCAACACCACCAGTATCACACGATCATCAAAACTCCAATTATAAACAACCATTGGTTCATCTCTAAAGAAGTAAAGAAACAACCAACCAACAAAAACAACCAAGAACACAATCATCGAAACTGGATGCCATAACAGACTCAAGAAAAGTATACCTAATATGATCATAGTATAATTAACTCGAAAGTAATTCAGATTTCTTTTGATTCGAGTGAAATTAATAGCTCTGTCGAAAGATTTTAGATCTGCAAGTTCTTTCCATGGTTTGCGAGTTGCGTAGATTGATCTACCTCTTTCTTTAGCCCTTGAGATGAATTCCATGCCTGATTCTGATGTTGATGGTGTTGATATCGGAATCGTTCCGTAGTAACCAGTATGTGATGTAGATTTAGACATCGCGGAaaccaaaaaaatttgaaaacctAATTCGAGATCTCTGCGCAGGATGAAAGAAGATGAAAGGGAATGCGGTGGAGGTGAATATGAAACTGAGGCCCAACTTGctgttttgtttttattcttttgtcgAACTGATGACTAGTCAATGAGCAAACATAGAGTCAAGATCATGGTTTGCCGTGCCAGTATCAACATGGATCTATGTTTTTGGTGGGTTTGTCCGTAGAATTCATGATTTCAAGGAATTTATAATTTCATGGGATTACAATTTTTGGGATTCATCTAAATCCCCCGTATGTTTGGTAACTCAGTTAAAATTTCTAAAATTCATAAAATTATGTTGTTTTTAAGTACATATATTGTTTGGTATTACCCACAGAGTCTTAAAATTGCATAGATAtgaaatttagagttaaaaaaaatgggtccataaatcccttgataagtttcccagcaaatcttagggggaggggtcagattccatatggaggatttgctggaaaactgattCCCATGGAAAACGTGATTCCAGGAATTTGGACAACCAAACGTAAGGAaaacgtaattccaccaaatcctcTGGACCCTTAAATCCCACTTTTGAAATtatacatccaaacccaccattatATCAGCACGTATCGACCTGATATGGACCAAAATcaatttattttatcttttacGCGTAAAAggcaaaaattaataaataaaaaaaaggacGGAACGCAATAactaaagaaatgaaaaaattgcgaaaagaaactaaaaataaataaccACAAAATTGGCAATCTTCTTAAATAAGCGGAACATGTTAATTTTCTAAGGAGCTTATTTAGAGAATGATGTTAAAAAATCTTTGAACTAGTGGATCTCTTAAAGATTAGAAATTTTACATTCTCTCTGAGTGTGTCAACAATCTTATTTTGTCTTGAAACGTTTTCTTATTGCGTTGATCTCGGATAAACTACCAAATTGCCGATGGAATGAAGTTCATATCTTCCATTTCTTAGTCATATGGAATCCTGACCAATTCACTTCA comes from Papaver somniferum cultivar HN1 chromosome 7, ASM357369v1, whole genome shotgun sequence and encodes:
- the LOC113296712 gene encoding PRA1 family protein F2-like; protein product: MSKSTSHTGYYGTIPISTPSTSESGMEFISRAKERGRSIYATRKPWKELADLKSFDRAINFTRIKRNLNYFRVNYTMIILGILFLSLLWHPVSMIVFLVVFVGWLFLYFFRDEPMVVYNWSFDDRVILVVLSVVTICALILTHVWLNVVVSLAIGVGLVVLHSAFRVTDDLYLDDEQDGGYGGGGGGLLSVVGSSERTGYSHV